A single region of the Streptomyces virginiae genome encodes:
- a CDS encoding DUF3152 domain-containing protein, whose product MGRHSRKGPAPAPAPAAAPAPARPQPEPAPLPYEEPSAGYWPEPTVTHQGYVPQDRCHADARTGGHPQQYESDDVWGAHPDSVYGDWRGVRRPHEAAAPAPRPAPGPAPTAYRDSDTPAFGTPAVGFPQVTLTPPAAFDLDPVTSTGAQPRVPGPRKPVDPVAPAAPEDADDGAEEPAGRGRKVRTYTGMAAVAVTTVLAVVVAGQVTSDGDAEKSGAQAAGNSRADAGASRSDDRSTPPQAVAPAAPSAAPEVELTYEQKMAQQLPIDAKLAGPGTFDTVPGVAKAPGKGKLVRYRVDVEQGLGLDPQLFAEAVHRTLNDPRSWAHNGEKTFERVPGGEADFVITLASPGTTGVWCAKSDLDTTVDNVSCDSASTDRVMINAFRWAQGSATYGPDQMFAYRQMLINHEVGHRLGHGHVNCRTPGALAPIMQQQTKSLDINGIQCKANPWVFPES is encoded by the coding sequence GTGGGACGACATAGTCGCAAGGGCCCTGCCCCAGCTCCGGCTCCGGCCGCCGCCCCGGCACCCGCCCGGCCGCAGCCGGAGCCCGCGCCCCTGCCCTACGAGGAACCGTCCGCCGGGTACTGGCCCGAGCCGACCGTCACCCACCAGGGATACGTGCCCCAGGACCGGTGCCACGCCGACGCGCGGACCGGCGGCCACCCCCAGCAGTACGAGTCCGACGACGTGTGGGGGGCCCACCCCGACTCCGTGTACGGCGACTGGCGCGGAGTACGGCGCCCGCACGAGGCCGCCGCGCCCGCGCCCAGGCCGGCACCCGGGCCCGCGCCCACGGCCTACCGCGACAGTGACACCCCGGCCTTCGGGACGCCCGCGGTGGGCTTCCCGCAGGTCACCCTGACGCCGCCGGCCGCATTCGACCTGGACCCCGTCACCTCCACCGGCGCGCAGCCCCGGGTGCCCGGACCGCGCAAGCCGGTCGATCCGGTGGCTCCCGCGGCGCCCGAGGACGCCGACGACGGCGCCGAGGAGCCCGCCGGCCGCGGCCGGAAGGTCCGTACGTACACGGGCATGGCCGCCGTGGCCGTCACCACCGTCCTCGCCGTCGTCGTCGCCGGCCAGGTGACCTCGGACGGCGACGCCGAGAAGTCCGGCGCGCAGGCCGCCGGCAACAGCCGCGCCGACGCCGGCGCCTCCCGTTCGGACGACCGCTCGACCCCGCCGCAGGCGGTGGCGCCGGCTGCGCCGTCCGCCGCGCCCGAGGTGGAGCTGACGTACGAGCAGAAGATGGCCCAGCAGCTGCCGATCGACGCGAAACTCGCCGGACCGGGCACCTTCGACACCGTGCCCGGGGTGGCCAAGGCCCCCGGCAAGGGCAAGCTCGTGCGCTACCGGGTCGACGTCGAGCAGGGTCTCGGCCTGGACCCGCAGCTGTTCGCCGAGGCCGTCCACCGCACCCTCAACGACCCGCGCAGCTGGGCCCACAACGGCGAGAAGACCTTCGAGCGGGTGCCGGGCGGCGAGGCGGACTTCGTGATCACCCTGGCCAGTCCCGGGACCACCGGGGTCTGGTGCGCCAAGTCCGACCTGGACACCACCGTGGACAACGTCTCCTGCGACTCCGCCTCGACGGACCGGGTGATGATCAACGCGTTCCGTTGGGCGCAGGGTTCCGCGACCTACGGGCCGGACCAGATGTTCGCCTACCGGCAGATGCTCATCAACCACGAGGTCGGACACCGGCTCGGACACGGCCATGTGAACTGCCGCACCCCCGGCGCGCTCGCGCCGATCATGCAGCAGCAGACCAAGTCCCTCGACATCAACGGCATCCAGTGCAAGGCCAACCCCTGGGTGTTCCCGGAGAGTTGA
- a CDS encoding ABC transporter substrate-binding protein, translated as MSSAGPARHLIARRVAAVTVSLVLAGGAAACGPKDGTDKAGSGDKPGAAGGAPQKGGTLTVLNSEPQSDFDPARLYTSGGGNVPSLVFRTLTTRNREDGAAGTKVVPDLATDTGKPNADATEWTYTLKDGLKYEDGSPITSADIKYGIERSFAAELSGGAPYLRDWLVGGESYEGPYKDGGKGLDSILVPDPKTIVFKLRKPEGEFPFVATQTQFAPVPKAKDTGVKYEEHPVSSGPYKVVKNDNDGEHLTLERNEHWDEKTDEERKAYPDKIDVRSGLDAAVINQRLTTSSGPDAAAVTTDTNLGPAELAQIGDNKELAARVGTGHFGYINYLAFNPKVAPFDNPKVRQAISHAINRTSVINAAGGSALAEPATTFLPEREAFGFTPYDHFPAGKTGDPAKAKQLLAEAGFPDGLTVTLTHSTAQNRQTSPEVATAVQQALAAAGITVKLEGLENNAFNEKRWDAKNTPGFFLSRWGADWPSGGPFLAPIFDGRQIVTNGSNYNHAQLNDPAVNTEIDEIAKLTDLAAAGKRWGALDKKIGEQALDVPLFHPVYKRLVGKDIKNVVISDWTGVLDISQVSVK; from the coding sequence ATGTCTTCCGCCGGACCTGCCCGTCATCTCATAGCGCGCCGCGTGGCCGCCGTCACCGTCAGCCTCGTCCTGGCCGGGGGCGCCGCGGCCTGCGGGCCCAAGGACGGTACGGACAAGGCCGGTTCGGGCGACAAGCCGGGCGCGGCCGGGGGTGCGCCGCAGAAGGGCGGCACCCTGACCGTCCTCAACTCCGAGCCGCAGAGCGACTTCGACCCGGCCCGGCTCTACACCTCGGGCGGCGGAAACGTTCCCTCGCTGGTCTTCCGCACCCTGACCACCCGCAACCGCGAGGACGGCGCGGCCGGCACCAAGGTCGTGCCCGACCTGGCCACCGACACCGGAAAGCCCAACGCCGACGCCACCGAGTGGACGTACACGCTCAAGGACGGGCTGAAGTACGAGGACGGCTCCCCGATCACCTCCGCCGACATCAAGTACGGCATCGAGCGGTCCTTCGCCGCCGAGCTGTCGGGCGGCGCCCCCTACCTGCGGGACTGGCTGGTCGGCGGCGAGAGCTACGAAGGCCCGTACAAGGACGGCGGCAAGGGGCTCGACTCGATCCTCGTGCCCGACCCGAAGACGATCGTCTTCAAACTCCGCAAGCCCGAGGGCGAGTTCCCCTTCGTCGCCACCCAGACGCAGTTCGCGCCCGTCCCCAAGGCCAAGGACACCGGGGTCAAGTACGAGGAGCACCCCGTCTCCTCCGGCCCGTACAAGGTCGTCAAGAACGACAACGACGGCGAGCACCTCACCCTGGAGCGCAACGAGCACTGGGACGAGAAGACCGACGAGGAGCGCAAGGCCTACCCGGACAAGATCGACGTCCGCTCCGGGTTGGACGCCGCCGTCATCAACCAGCGCCTGACCACCAGCTCCGGCCCCGACGCCGCCGCCGTCACCACCGACACCAACCTGGGACCCGCCGAACTCGCCCAGATCGGCGACAACAAGGAGCTCGCCGCACGCGTCGGCACCGGCCACTTCGGCTACATCAACTACCTGGCCTTCAACCCGAAGGTGGCCCCCTTCGACAACCCGAAGGTGCGCCAGGCCATCTCCCACGCGATCAACCGCACCAGCGTGATCAACGCCGCCGGCGGATCCGCGCTGGCCGAACCGGCCACCACCTTCCTGCCCGAGCGCGAGGCCTTCGGCTTCACCCCGTACGACCACTTCCCGGCAGGGAAGACCGGCGACCCGGCCAAGGCCAAGCAGCTGCTCGCCGAGGCGGGCTTCCCCGACGGCCTCACCGTCACCCTGACCCACTCCACCGCGCAGAACCGCCAGACCAGCCCCGAGGTCGCCACCGCCGTGCAGCAGGCCCTCGCCGCCGCCGGCATCACCGTCAAGCTGGAAGGCCTGGAGAACAACGCCTTCAACGAGAAGCGCTGGGACGCCAAGAACACCCCCGGCTTCTTCCTCTCCCGCTGGGGCGCCGACTGGCCGTCCGGCGGCCCCTTCCTCGCGCCGATCTTCGACGGCCGACAGATCGTGACCAACGGCTCCAACTACAACCACGCGCAGCTGAACGACCCGGCCGTGAACACCGAGATCGACGAGATCGCCAAGCTGACCGACCTCGCGGCGGCCGGCAAGCGCTGGGGCGCGCTCGACAAGAAGATCGGTGAGCAGGCCCTGGACGTGCCGCTCTTCCACCCCGTCTACAAGCGACTCGTCGGCAAGGACATCAAGAACGTCGTCATCAGCGACTGGACCGGCGTCCTCGACATCTCGCAGGTCTCCGTCAAGTGA
- a CDS encoding Ms4533A family Cys-rich leader peptide — MSHHHTTTASAAIELALLGVTAHSVADIFCR; from the coding sequence ATGTCGCACCACCACACCACCACTGCGAGCGCCGCCATCGAGCTGGCGCTGCTCGGTGTGACCGCGCACAGCGTGGCCGACATCTTCTGTCGCTGA